In the Pseudolabrys taiwanensis genome, one interval contains:
- a CDS encoding respiratory chain complex I subunit 1 family protein: MAVIADFAFQGAQMLLVLLLAPLLTGFVRKVKARLMRRQGPSLLQPYRDLIRLLRKDVVLADNASWLFRAIPYLIFAATWVAASLVPTFRSGLMFSWTADLIAIIALLGSARFFLALAGMDVGTAFGGIGSSREVMIASLAEPAMLMIVFAIALIAGSTQLSTMAAFMNSPEVGLRVSLGLGLIALVIVAIAENARIPVDNPATHLELTMVHEAMVLEYSGRHLALIELSAMLKLLLYVSLIACLFAPWGIGGADANAGLLLLGVGAYAAKLAAGGFLLAVFETSIAKMRVFRVPEFLGAALMLALLATLLRFVSRSF, from the coding sequence ATGGCCGTGATCGCCGATTTCGCCTTCCAGGGCGCGCAGATGCTGCTGGTGCTGCTCCTGGCGCCGCTGCTCACAGGCTTTGTGCGCAAGGTGAAAGCGCGGCTGATGCGCCGGCAGGGCCCGTCGCTGCTGCAGCCTTACCGCGATCTCATCCGCCTCCTGCGCAAGGACGTGGTGCTGGCGGACAACGCCTCCTGGCTGTTCCGCGCCATCCCCTATCTCATCTTCGCCGCCACCTGGGTCGCGGCGTCGCTGGTACCGACTTTCCGCAGCGGCCTGATGTTCTCCTGGACCGCCGATCTCATTGCCATCATCGCGCTGCTCGGCAGCGCGCGCTTCTTCCTGGCGCTCGCCGGCATGGATGTCGGCACCGCCTTCGGCGGCATCGGCTCGAGCCGCGAGGTGATGATCGCCTCGCTCGCCGAGCCGGCCATGCTGATGATCGTCTTCGCCATCGCGCTGATCGCCGGCTCGACGCAGCTCTCCACCATGGCGGCCTTCATGAACTCGCCCGAGGTCGGCCTGCGCGTGTCGCTCGGCCTCGGCCTGATCGCGCTGGTCATCGTCGCCATTGCCGAGAACGCGCGCATTCCGGTCGACAACCCGGCAACGCATCTCGAACTGACCATGGTGCACGAGGCCATGGTGCTGGAATATTCCGGCCGGCATCTGGCGCTGATCGAATTGTCGGCGATGCTCAAGCTTCTCTTGTATGTGTCGCTGATCGCCTGCCTGTTCGCGCCGTGGGGCATCGGCGGCGCCGACGCCAACGCCGGCTTGCTGCTGCTCGGTGTCGGCGCTTATGCCGCCAAGCTCGCCGCCGGCGGCTTCCTGCTCGCGGTGTTCGAGACGTCGATCGCCAAGATGCGCGTCTTCCGCGTGCCGGAGTTCCTCGGCGCCGCCTTGATGCTGGCGCTGCTGGCGACGCTGCTGCGCTTTGTGTCGAGGAGCTTCTGA
- a CDS encoding hydrogenase-4 component E yields the protein MHGISFDIAHMLAGSLVLVSFLQLYQDRLSALINTFAVHALVLTASVAWQAYVQHAPHLYITAVIALVFKAIIIPVALRRIVIKLGIHREIDNVVGVGLAMLAGIGLVALSMVVMLRVTAEADPLAREDLAFALSVVLLGLLMMVTRRNAVSQVIGFMSLENGLVLAATGAKGMPLVVEISVAFSVLIAFIVIGIFLFRIRERFDTVDVQALDRFRGERR from the coding sequence ATGCACGGCATCTCCTTCGATATCGCGCATATGCTGGCCGGCTCCTTGGTGCTGGTGAGCTTCCTGCAGCTCTACCAGGACCGGCTGTCGGCGCTGATCAATACCTTCGCCGTGCATGCCTTGGTGCTGACCGCCTCCGTCGCCTGGCAGGCTTATGTGCAGCACGCGCCGCACCTCTACATCACCGCGGTGATCGCCCTCGTCTTCAAGGCCATCATCATTCCCGTCGCGCTGCGGCGCATCGTCATCAAGCTCGGCATCCACCGCGAGATCGACAATGTGGTCGGCGTCGGCCTCGCCATGCTCGCCGGCATCGGGCTCGTCGCGCTGTCGATGGTGGTGATGCTGCGCGTCACCGCCGAGGCCGATCCGCTGGCGCGCGAGGATCTTGCTTTTGCGCTGTCCGTCGTGCTGCTCGGCCTCTTGATGATGGTGACGCGGCGCAATGCCGTCTCCCAGGTGATCGGCTTCATGTCGCTGGAAAACGGTCTCGTGCTGGCCGCGACCGGCGCCAAGGGCATGCCGCTCGTCGTCGAGATCAGCGTCGCCTTCTCGGTGCTGATCGCCTTCATCGTCATCGGCATCTTCCTGTTCCGCATCCGCGAGCGCTTCGACACCGTCGACGTGCAGGCGCTCGACCGCTTCCGGGGAGAGCGCCGATGA
- a CDS encoding hydrogenase 4 subunit F gives MTFDALTALLVIPAVSAAVLAILPGYRLTARLNVVAALLTFLTSLSLFVVQPTSGDYLLLDDLNKIFIVLTTFVAFTTSMFSASYIGHEIEIGRLTPNFLRFYHAMYQVLMFAMNLALTANNIGLMWVAIEMATLTTVLMVGIYRTHEALEAAWKYFILGSVGIALALFGTILIYMAAGPVIGEGLGAMVWTNLVQHAAKFDAPLLNVAFVFLLLGYGTKVGLAPLHAWLPDAHAEGPTPISAVLSGLLLNVALYALLRFKMLLALAPAAIAPGPLMVTMGLISCLFAAFMLYRRRDIKRLFAYSSIEHMGIIVFAFGMGGPLANFAGLLHMTMHSLTKSAIFYAVGHIAQVKGTQKIADLGGLTVTHPVLGWSLVAGVVAIAGLPPLGIFMSEFLVVSSTFAREPVLAVLLGLGILIALGGLFLRLSQVAFGAPRGPTGPAHASYVPLFAHLGIVACAGIYLPPALVSGFENVARLLG, from the coding sequence ATGACTTTCGACGCGCTTACCGCCCTGCTCGTCATCCCCGCGGTCTCGGCGGCGGTGCTTGCCATTCTGCCCGGCTATCGCCTGACGGCGCGGCTGAACGTCGTCGCGGCGCTGCTCACGTTCCTGACCTCACTGTCGCTGTTCGTCGTCCAGCCGACCTCGGGCGACTATCTGCTGCTCGACGACCTCAACAAGATATTCATCGTGCTGACGACCTTCGTCGCCTTCACGACCTCGATGTTCAGCGCGAGCTATATCGGCCATGAGATCGAGATCGGCCGGCTGACGCCGAATTTCCTGCGCTTCTATCACGCGATGTATCAGGTGCTGATGTTCGCGATGAACCTCGCGCTCACCGCCAACAATATTGGCCTGATGTGGGTGGCGATCGAAATGGCGACGCTGACCACCGTGCTGATGGTCGGCATCTACCGCACGCACGAGGCGCTGGAAGCGGCGTGGAAATACTTCATCCTCGGCAGCGTCGGCATCGCCCTCGCTCTGTTCGGCACCATCCTCATCTATATGGCGGCGGGCCCGGTGATTGGCGAAGGCCTCGGCGCCATGGTGTGGACCAATCTGGTGCAGCACGCCGCGAAGTTCGACGCGCCGCTGCTGAACGTCGCCTTCGTCTTTCTGCTGCTCGGTTACGGCACCAAAGTCGGCCTCGCGCCGCTCCATGCCTGGCTGCCCGACGCCCATGCCGAAGGCCCGACGCCGATCTCGGCGGTGCTGTCCGGCCTCCTGCTCAACGTCGCGCTCTACGCCTTGCTGCGCTTCAAGATGCTGCTGGCGCTGGCCCCCGCGGCGATCGCGCCCGGGCCGCTGATGGTGACCATGGGGCTAATCTCCTGCTTGTTCGCCGCCTTCATGCTGTATCGCCGCCGCGACATCAAACGGCTGTTCGCCTATTCATCGATCGAGCACATGGGCATCATCGTGTTCGCGTTCGGCATGGGCGGGCCGCTCGCCAACTTCGCCGGCCTGTTGCACATGACCATGCATTCGCTGACCAAGTCGGCGATCTTCTATGCGGTCGGCCACATCGCGCAGGTCAAGGGCACGCAGAAGATCGCCGATCTCGGCGGCCTCACCGTGACGCATCCGGTGCTCGGCTGGAGCCTCGTCGCCGGCGTGGTGGCGATCGCCGGCCTGCCGCCGCTCGGCATCTTCATGAGCGAATTCCTGGTGGTGTCGTCGACCTTCGCGCGCGAACCGGTGCTGGCGGTGCTGCTCGGCCTCGGCATCCTGATCGCGCTCGGCGGCTTGTTCCTGCGATTGAGTCAGGTTGCCTTCGGCGCGCCGCGCGGGCCGACGGGGCCGGCGCATGCGTCCTACGTGCCGCTGTTCGCGCATCTCGGTATCGTCGCCTGCGCCGGCATCTATCTGCCGCCGGCGCTGGTGTCGGGCTTCGAGAACGTCGCACGGTTGTTGGGGTGA
- a CDS encoding hydrogenase expression protein HypE, whose product MIHARIEVTEEGWREAIDRLADGSTTLLGLWADGGDVLMATSQDDSDISVISYTCRDGRFPSVGAKHPPAIRLERAIGSLFGLKADGAIDSRPWLDLGFWEVAQPLGARTPATPAVPYQFLPVEGEGLHEIAVGPVHAGIIEPGHFRFTANGEHVVRLEQRLGYVHKGIEGLMQGASLAQAAKLAGRTSGDSTVAYAYAFALATEQALQTEAPPRAAYLRALMAELERLANHLGDIGAICNDAAFALMLAHMGVLRERTLRAADACFGHRLMRDVIVPGGVARDIAPDGITALRSLLATIRDVFPRLVALYDNTASLQDRTVTTGIVKPDYARQFGAGGYVGRASGRAYDARRALRYAPYDVLNFDVPVREDGDVNARVWIRILEVEQSLKLIEQIIDRLPDGPLATTVEPKGACEGLAMTEAFRGDVLVWLRLDDAGRVARCHVRDASWFQWPLLETAIEGNIVADFPLCNKSFNCSYSGHDL is encoded by the coding sequence ATGATCCACGCCCGCATTGAAGTGACCGAAGAAGGCTGGCGCGAAGCGATCGACCGCCTGGCCGACGGCAGCACGACCTTGCTCGGCCTCTGGGCCGATGGCGGCGACGTGCTGATGGCAACGAGCCAAGACGACAGCGACATTTCCGTCATCAGCTACACGTGCCGCGATGGCCGCTTCCCCAGCGTCGGCGCCAAACATCCGCCGGCCATCCGGCTGGAGCGGGCCATCGGCAGCCTGTTCGGCCTCAAGGCCGATGGCGCGATCGACAGCCGGCCGTGGTTGGACCTAGGGTTCTGGGAGGTGGCGCAGCCGCTCGGCGCGCGTACGCCGGCAACGCCCGCCGTGCCTTATCAATTCCTCCCCGTCGAAGGCGAAGGCCTGCACGAGATCGCCGTCGGCCCGGTGCATGCCGGCATCATAGAGCCCGGACACTTCCGCTTCACCGCCAATGGCGAACACGTGGTGCGGCTCGAGCAGCGCCTCGGCTATGTGCACAAAGGCATCGAAGGCCTGATGCAGGGCGCGAGCCTGGCGCAGGCGGCCAAGCTCGCCGGCCGCACTTCCGGCGACAGCACGGTGGCTTACGCTTACGCCTTCGCGCTCGCCACCGAGCAAGCCTTGCAGACCGAGGCGCCGCCGCGCGCCGCTTACTTGCGCGCCCTGATGGCCGAGCTCGAACGCCTCGCCAACCATCTCGGCGACATCGGCGCCATCTGCAACGACGCCGCTTTCGCCCTGATGCTGGCGCATATGGGCGTCTTACGCGAGCGCACCTTGCGCGCGGCGGACGCCTGCTTCGGCCACCGGCTGATGCGCGACGTCATCGTGCCGGGCGGCGTCGCCCGCGATATCGCGCCGGACGGCATCACCGCGTTACGGAGCCTGCTCGCCACGATCCGCGATGTGTTCCCGCGCCTGGTCGCGCTCTACGACAACACCGCGTCGCTGCAGGACCGCACCGTCACCACCGGCATCGTCAAACCGGACTACGCACGGCAGTTCGGCGCCGGCGGCTATGTCGGCCGCGCCTCCGGCCGCGCCTATGATGCGCGGCGCGCGCTGCGCTACGCGCCCTATGACGTGCTGAATTTCGACGTGCCGGTGCGCGAGGACGGCGACGTCAATGCACGCGTCTGGATTCGCATTCTCGAAGTCGAACAGAGCCTCAAGCTGATCGAACAGATCATCGACCGTTTGCCGGACGGCCCGCTCGCGACGACGGTCGAGCCCAAGGGCGCTTGCGAAGGCTTGGCGATGACCGAAGCTTTCCGCGGCGACGTGCTGGTGTGGCTGCGGCTCGACGATGCCGGCCGCGTGGCGCGCTGCCATGTGCGCGATGCATCCTGGTTCCAGTGGCCGCTCTTGGAAACCGCGATCGAAGGCAACATCGTCGCCGACTTCCCGCTCTGCAATAAATCGTTCAACTGCTCTTATTCGGGGCACGATCTGTAA
- a CDS encoding NADH-quinone oxidoreductase subunit B family protein, which produces MRRTLLDSLHGPLTEAPPAPDEAALKELAASLDRTARARLGRSLSIRQVDAGSCNGCELEIHALSNAFYDLERFGLRFVASPRHADVLMVTGPVTKNMRDALRRTYEATPDPKWVVAVGGCAADGGLFAGSYAVEGGVKDVVPVDLHISGCPPNPRQLLAGLLALLQKAS; this is translated from the coding sequence ATGCGCCGGACATTGCTCGACAGCCTGCATGGCCCCCTGACCGAAGCGCCGCCGGCGCCGGACGAAGCGGCACTCAAAGAATTGGCCGCGAGCCTCGACCGGACCGCGCGCGCGCGTCTCGGCCGCTCGCTATCGATCCGCCAGGTCGATGCCGGCTCCTGCAACGGCTGCGAGCTGGAAATTCACGCGTTGAGCAATGCCTTCTACGATCTCGAGCGCTTCGGCCTACGCTTCGTCGCCTCGCCGCGTCACGCCGACGTGCTGATGGTCACCGGCCCGGTCACCAAGAATATGCGCGACGCACTTCGACGCACCTACGAGGCGACGCCCGATCCGAAATGGGTGGTGGCCGTCGGCGGCTGCGCTGCCGACGGCGGCCTCTTCGCCGGCAGCTACGCGGTCGAGGGCGGCGTCAAGGATGTGGTGCCGGTCGACCTGCACATCTCCGGCTGCCCCCCTAACCCGCGGCAGTTGCTTGCCGGCTTGCTCGCGTTGTTGCAGAAAGCTTCCTGA
- a CDS encoding alpha/beta fold hydrolase, whose protein sequence is MPEALVRGVRINYAIIGDGGPFIALTPGSRRPYGELVDLSKAIAANGYRVLLHDRRNCGASDVAFDGSGSEHEVWADDLYELGKQLGALPMYVGGSSAGARLAIMYAMRHPDGLRGLLLWRLTGGQEAVDKLSENYYGQYIKLARAGGMQAIADSEHFAECITARPSNKERLLTQDVNSFIDVMTKWRAKFLESAKLPIVGASEADLNAIKAPACLVAGNDVIHTPVTARKAARLIPNSELHEDVVERRSDDNLRQEWDRQEWRDAEPKLAKIFAAFLNRVETN, encoded by the coding sequence ATGCCTGAAGCGCTCGTTCGCGGCGTTCGCATCAACTACGCAATCATCGGCGATGGGGGCCCTTTCATCGCCTTGACCCCTGGCAGCCGCCGCCCTTACGGCGAACTGGTCGACCTGTCCAAGGCCATTGCCGCCAACGGCTACCGCGTCCTGCTGCACGACCGCCGCAATTGCGGCGCGTCCGATGTCGCGTTCGACGGCTCGGGCTCCGAACACGAAGTCTGGGCCGACGACCTTTACGAACTCGGCAAACAACTCGGCGCCTTGCCGATGTATGTCGGCGGCTCATCGGCCGGGGCGCGGCTCGCGATTATGTATGCCATGCGGCATCCCGACGGCCTGCGCGGCCTGTTGCTGTGGCGCCTGACCGGCGGCCAGGAGGCCGTGGATAAACTGTCGGAAAACTACTACGGCCAGTACATCAAGCTCGCCCGCGCGGGTGGCATGCAGGCGATCGCCGACAGCGAGCACTTCGCCGAGTGCATCACGGCCCGGCCGTCGAACAAGGAGCGCCTGCTGACGCAAGACGTCAATTCCTTCATCGACGTGATGACGAAATGGCGTGCCAAATTCCTGGAATCGGCCAAGCTGCCGATCGTCGGCGCCAGCGAGGCCGACCTCAATGCCATCAAGGCGCCGGCCTGCCTCGTCGCCGGCAACGACGTGATCCATACGCCGGTCACTGCCCGCAAGGCGGCGCGGCTCATTCCGAACAGCGAGCTGCATGAAGACGTCGTCGAACGGCGTTCGGACGACAACCTCCGCCAGGAATGGGACCGCCAGGAATGGCGCGATGCCGAGCCGAAACTGGCCAAGATATTCGCCGCGTTCCTCAACCGCGTCGAAACCAACTAA
- a CDS encoding cupin domain-containing protein — protein sequence MSLQIRRVVTGHTSDGRAKVEVDEMASNVISNRPGASSCVVWSTKGFPVDNDGFNDPTKASFKTTVDNGTVFRIVRYEPGVTPRNHRTDSIDYAVVIEGSIDMELDDGVVVTLKAGDVLVQRGTIHNWVNRGPDVCTIAFVLVSAKPVTANGKPLHAEG from the coding sequence ATGAGCCTGCAGATTCGCCGGGTTGTCACCGGCCATACGAGCGACGGCCGCGCCAAGGTCGAGGTCGACGAAATGGCCAGCAATGTCATCTCCAACCGGCCGGGCGCATCGTCCTGTGTCGTGTGGTCGACCAAGGGCTTTCCGGTCGACAATGACGGCTTCAACGACCCGACCAAGGCCTCGTTCAAAACCACCGTCGACAACGGCACCGTGTTCCGCATCGTGCGCTACGAGCCGGGCGTGACACCGCGCAACCACCGCACCGACTCGATCGATTATGCCGTGGTCATCGAAGGATCGATCGATATGGAGCTCGACGATGGCGTCGTGGTGACGCTGAAGGCCGGCGATGTCCTGGTACAGCGCGGCACGATCCACAACTGGGTGAACCGCGGCCCGGACGTCTGCACTATCGCCTTCGTATTGGTCAGCGCCAAGCCGGTGACGGCAAATGGAAAGCCGCTGCACGCGGAGGGCTGA
- a CDS encoding Bug family tripartite tricarboxylate transporter substrate binding protein, translating into MLRSVTAVAAVIFAVSTVQAQTYPDRPVHVYVGYAAGSGPDIQARTVSQALGTALGQSFIVENRTGANGTIAARAVVQAAPDGYTMLFSSSSIAPTPYIYKNLGYNLLTDLKPVATIGELDGVFMLVDAKSPFKSVPELIDYAKKNRVLYGSPGVGNELHLKAELFNQQAGIKMEHVPYKGASEVMTGLLSGAVQVMFVTPPSVMGLLKEGRVRALAFTGTKPFAAFPDVPLMSKYLPNYVSGSWGMFFAPAKTPDAIVDKLNAAIHAALLKPEVAAIMQRDGYMPDTRNAAATQAFFRQKVEDTAATVKAAGIVPQ; encoded by the coding sequence ATGCTGAGGAGCGTGACGGCCGTTGCCGCCGTGATTTTTGCCGTCTCGACGGTGCAGGCGCAGACTTACCCCGATCGGCCGGTGCATGTGTATGTCGGCTACGCCGCCGGCAGCGGCCCCGATATCCAGGCACGCACGGTGTCGCAAGCGCTCGGCACGGCGTTGGGCCAATCGTTCATCGTCGAGAATCGCACCGGCGCCAATGGCACGATTGCCGCGCGGGCGGTCGTGCAGGCCGCGCCTGACGGGTATACGATGCTGTTCTCGTCATCCTCCATTGCGCCGACGCCCTACATCTACAAAAATCTCGGATACAACCTTCTTACCGATCTCAAGCCGGTTGCCACGATCGGCGAGCTCGACGGCGTTTTCATGCTGGTCGACGCCAAGTCGCCGTTCAAGTCGGTGCCGGAGCTTATCGACTACGCCAAGAAGAATCGCGTTCTCTATGGTTCACCGGGCGTTGGCAACGAACTGCATCTGAAGGCCGAGCTGTTCAACCAGCAGGCCGGTATCAAGATGGAACATGTGCCGTATAAGGGCGCCTCGGAAGTGATGACTGGGCTTCTCAGTGGCGCGGTGCAGGTGATGTTCGTCACGCCGCCGTCGGTGATGGGCTTGCTGAAGGAGGGCCGTGTGCGGGCTTTGGCCTTCACGGGTACGAAGCCATTCGCCGCTTTTCCCGACGTGCCGCTGATGTCGAAATATCTGCCGAACTATGTCAGCGGTTCGTGGGGCATGTTCTTCGCGCCAGCAAAGACGCCGGATGCGATCGTCGACAAGCTCAACGCCGCGATCCATGCCGCGCTGCTCAAGCCGGAGGTCGCGGCGATCATGCAACGGGATGGCTATATGCCGGATACCCGGAATGCGGCGGCCACTCAGGCCTTCTTCCGCCAGAAGGTCGAGGATACCGCGGCGACCGTGAAGGCCGCAGGCATCGTCCCGCAGTAG
- a CDS encoding GntR family transcriptional regulator — MAETRNPVVPASTTLSSSLVARLRESIMSGDLTPGSKLNLDRMRESYGVSLSPLREALCRLESEGLVTILDQRGYRVAPVSPANLAEVIRLRVELESMALKEAMQHGDTAWEGRIVAALHQLNRCKRGARSAEEQEVWETAHRTYHAELISACGMPLLRQFCATLHDQSDRYRRIFLKKHAPDRDVPAEHAAIADAVIGRRVREATHLLRDHIERTGRNVQAALSDA, encoded by the coding sequence ATGGCTGAGACGCGTAATCCGGTGGTGCCGGCATCGACGACCTTGTCGTCGAGCCTGGTCGCTCGTTTGCGTGAGTCCATCATGAGCGGCGATCTGACCCCCGGCTCGAAACTCAATCTCGACCGCATGCGCGAGTCCTATGGCGTCAGTCTCAGCCCCTTGCGCGAAGCGCTATGCCGGCTGGAGAGCGAGGGCCTCGTCACTATTCTCGACCAGCGCGGTTATCGTGTCGCGCCGGTGTCGCCCGCGAACCTCGCCGAAGTCATCCGGCTGCGTGTCGAGCTCGAGAGCATGGCGCTGAAGGAAGCGATGCAACACGGCGACACGGCCTGGGAGGGCCGGATCGTCGCGGCCCTGCATCAGCTCAACCGCTGCAAGCGGGGCGCACGTTCCGCCGAAGAACAGGAGGTCTGGGAAACGGCGCACCGGACTTACCATGCCGAATTGATCTCGGCCTGCGGCATGCCGCTGCTGCGCCAGTTCTGCGCCACGCTGCACGATCAAAGCGACCGCTATCGTCGCATTTTTCTGAAGAAGCATGCGCCCGACCGAGACGTTCCGGCCGAGCATGCGGCGATTGCCGACGCCGTGATCGGCCGCCGCGTGCGCGAGGCGACACATCTATTGCGCGATCATATCGAACGCACCGGCCGTAACGTGCAGGCCGCGCTTAGCGACGCCTGA
- a CDS encoding amidohydrolase family protein, which produces MNAETVRPMHACPGPDRHPKVPAFKMPRGACDTHVHVFGPQAQFPFSPQRSYTPEDCTYEDLTQLHKTLGIDRVVIVHGGAHGTDNSVTLAALDRDPIRQRGVAVIPSGLPRAELEDMHRRGMRGCRMSTVVSGGASFMHLERLSAETFDLGWHLVLHFNKSSELVDVAPQLEKVRSNFVLDHLARITGAEGVGSLAFKALMSLLDTDRCWVKLASLYRLSSEPYPHRDMLPMIEKVVAARPDRILWGSNWPHPICPVAMPNDGDLVDLIPLWFPDAGTQHLALVENPAELYGFGPVGA; this is translated from the coding sequence ATGAATGCCGAGACGGTGCGGCCGATGCACGCATGTCCAGGACCCGATCGTCATCCAAAGGTGCCGGCGTTCAAAATGCCGCGCGGCGCTTGCGATACGCACGTCCACGTGTTCGGGCCGCAGGCGCAGTTTCCGTTCAGCCCGCAGCGCAGTTACACACCGGAAGACTGCACTTACGAAGACCTTACCCAATTGCATAAGACGCTGGGCATCGACCGCGTTGTCATCGTCCATGGGGGGGCGCACGGCACCGACAACAGTGTGACGCTCGCCGCGCTCGATCGCGATCCCATCCGTCAGCGTGGTGTTGCGGTGATTCCGTCCGGCCTGCCGCGCGCCGAGCTCGAAGACATGCACCGGCGCGGCATGCGCGGCTGCCGTATGTCGACCGTGGTGTCGGGCGGCGCGAGTTTCATGCATCTCGAGAGGCTTTCTGCGGAGACCTTCGATCTCGGCTGGCATCTGGTGCTGCACTTCAACAAGTCGAGCGAACTCGTCGATGTCGCGCCGCAGCTTGAAAAGGTGCGCAGCAATTTCGTGCTCGACCACCTCGCGCGCATCACCGGGGCAGAAGGCGTCGGCTCGCTGGCGTTCAAGGCGCTGATGAGCCTGCTCGACACGGACCGTTGCTGGGTCAAGCTCGCCAGCCTCTACCGCCTTTCGTCCGAGCCTTACCCGCATCGCGACATGCTGCCGATGATCGAGAAGGTGGTGGCGGCGCGCCCGGACCGGATCCTGTGGGGCTCGAACTGGCCGCATCCGATCTGCCCAGTGGCGATGCCGAACGACGGCGATCTGGTCGATCTTATTCCGCTGTGGTTTCCCGACGCAGGGACGCAGCATCTTGCGCTGGTCGAGAATCCGGCGGAATTGTATGGTTTCGGTCCCGTGGGGGCGTGA
- a CDS encoding Bug family tripartite tricarboxylate transporter substrate binding protein — MLRRTLLASLAVLALAPLGLPSSAQAAFPERSVRIVVPFPAGGSNDVIARLLAQNLTEQWGQPVVVENRAGAGGNVGAEVVARAAADGYTLLLAAPGPLVVNQTLYSKLNYDPAKDLKPIALIASVPIVLAVNPKVEAKTVAELIALAKKQPGKINFGSSGNGSTNHLAGELLKDLAKIDIVHVPYRGAAPAMNDLIAGHIPMMFDNMPAMKPQVAAGTVRALAVASATRSKLFPELPTMIEAGVPGFEATAWFGLVAPAATPADVTKTIIAGVEKALQNPDMAKKLADLGAEPGNVSGDAFGDFLKAETAKWGKVVKDSGARVD; from the coding sequence ATGCTCCGTCGCACTCTCCTCGCCTCGCTGGCCGTTCTGGCGCTCGCGCCGCTCGGTCTTCCCAGCTCCGCCCAGGCCGCCTTTCCGGAGCGTTCCGTGCGCATCGTCGTACCCTTCCCGGCCGGCGGGTCGAACGATGTCATCGCGCGGCTCTTGGCGCAGAACCTGACCGAGCAATGGGGCCAGCCCGTCGTCGTCGAGAACCGCGCCGGCGCCGGCGGCAATGTCGGCGCTGAAGTGGTCGCCCGTGCCGCGGCCGACGGCTACACGCTGTTGCTCGCCGCGCCCGGTCCGCTGGTCGTCAACCAGACGCTGTACAGCAAGCTCAATTACGATCCGGCCAAGGACCTCAAGCCGATCGCACTGATCGCCTCGGTGCCGATCGTGCTTGCGGTCAATCCCAAGGTCGAAGCGAAAACGGTCGCCGAGCTTATCGCCCTCGCCAAGAAGCAGCCGGGCAAGATCAACTTCGGTTCGTCCGGCAACGGCTCGACCAACCATCTGGCCGGCGAGTTGCTGAAGGACCTCGCCAAGATCGACATCGTGCACGTGCCATATCGCGGCGCCGCGCCGGCCATGAACGACCTGATCGCCGGCCACATCCCGATGATGTTCGACAACATGCCGGCAATGAAGCCGCAGGTCGCCGCCGGTACGGTGCGCGCGCTCGCCGTCGCCAGCGCGACGCGCTCGAAGCTGTTCCCGGAGCTGCCGACGATGATCGAAGCGGGCGTGCCCGGCTTCGAAGCCACGGCCTGGTTCGGCCTCGTCGCGCCGGCGGCAACGCCTGCGGATGTGACGAAGACCATCATCGCCGGCGTCGAAAAGGCGCTGCAGAATCCCGACATGGCAAAGAAGCTCGCCGATCTCGGCGCCGAGCCAGGCAACGTCAGCGGCGACGCCTTTGGCGACTTCCTCAAGGCTGAAACGGCCAAGTGGGGCAAAGTCGTCAAGGACTCCGGCGCCCGCGTCGACTGA